Proteins encoded in a region of the Candidatus Caldatribacterium sp. genome:
- the rplT gene encoding 50S ribosomal protein L20, with the protein MARVKTNVASRERKKKIMKMAKGYRGARSRAYRRAKEQVIRSLAYAYRDRRNRKRDFRRLWILRINAAVRNEGLSYSQFMGALRKAGVLVNRKNLAQLSIENPEAFQRIVEIAKAHL; encoded by the coding sequence ATGGCACGAGTAAAGACGAATGTAGCGTCTCGCGAACGGAAGAAGAAAATTATGAAAATGGCCAAAGGGTACCGGGGCGCTCGCTCTCGAGCCTATCGGAGGGCAAAAGAGCAGGTTATTCGGTCCTTGGCCTATGCATATCGCGATCGGCGGAATCGGAAAAGGGATTTCCGGAGGCTCTGGATTCTCCGCATCAATGCGGCGGTACGTAACGAGGGCTTGAGTTACAGCCAGTTCATGGGGGCGCTCAGAAAAGCGGGTGTTCTCGTGAACCGGAAGAATCTCGCCCAGCTCTCCATCGAAAATCCTGAAGCTTTCCAGAGAATTGTCGAAATTGCCAAAGCGCATTTGTGA